The following coding sequences are from one Chondrinema litorale window:
- a CDS encoding transposase → MIQKASLGIQRLKVFLQEVINSTGKSCHIETLKGIFKRHKLVWKRYRKSLKPERDELLFEFFKSELNSLEQQAKEGTIDLMFMDESSFNLNPNVPYGWQPIGQQILLPAKRSSSNWTVLGTLNIHKQRFYGYIMPEACTAKTVVEVLSNLSERINNKTVVILDNARHGMHQYIRQKL, encoded by the coding sequence ATGATCCAAAAAGCCTCTTTGGGCATCCAAAGGCTAAAAGTATTTCTTCAAGAAGTGATCAATAGTACAGGCAAAAGTTGCCATATAGAAACACTGAAGGGTATTTTCAAAAGACATAAACTGGTATGGAAACGCTATAGAAAGAGCTTGAAACCTGAAAGAGATGAATTACTTTTTGAATTTTTCAAATCGGAATTAAACTCTCTAGAGCAACAAGCAAAAGAAGGAACGATAGATTTGATGTTTATGGATGAATCGAGCTTTAACTTAAATCCAAATGTGCCTTATGGTTGGCAGCCAATAGGACAGCAGATTCTGCTTCCTGCTAAACGTAGTTCCTCTAACTGGACGGTTTTGGGTACACTTAATATCCACAAACAAAGGTTTTACGGATATATTATGCCAGAGGCATGTACAGCAAAAACAGTGGTTGAAGTATTATCTAATTTAAGTGAAAGAATCAATAATAAAACAGTAGTAATATTAGATAATGCCCGGCATGGAATGCACCAGTACATAAGGCAAAAATTGTAA
- a CDS encoding type 1 glutamine amidotransferase domain-containing protein — MKKVIILILTFAIFSSYGQTKEETVKEKSVLFIVSNTNEIGPNNRKTGVFLPEVAHPYAEFDQANYRIDFASLTGGNTYLDALNLANDPQNLAFLTGKGWEEMQKATKLSDVDVSSYDAVFVPGGLAPMVDMPENAVLKEAIRETYERNSVVGAVCHGPVSLLNVKLSNGTYLLKGKNITSFTNEEEKSYAVDDVPFLLEAALTKQGAKFHAAENWSANSIADGNLVTGQNPASAKGVAEKMIDILEKNDQKKVK; from the coding sequence CTGTAAAAGAAAAGAGCGTTCTATTCATTGTGTCCAACACCAATGAGATAGGTCCAAATAATAGAAAAACAGGTGTTTTTCTACCTGAAGTCGCTCATCCTTATGCCGAATTTGATCAAGCAAATTATCGAATAGATTTCGCCAGTTTAACAGGAGGAAACACCTATTTAGATGCGCTTAATTTGGCTAATGATCCTCAAAACCTTGCCTTTTTAACAGGGAAAGGATGGGAAGAAATGCAAAAGGCGACTAAACTATCCGATGTGGATGTGAGCAGTTATGATGCTGTATTTGTGCCTGGAGGACTAGCTCCGATGGTGGATATGCCTGAGAATGCCGTGCTTAAGGAAGCAATCAGAGAGACGTATGAAAGAAATTCGGTTGTTGGCGCTGTTTGTCATGGTCCTGTATCCTTATTGAATGTGAAATTGAGCAACGGCACCTATTTACTCAAGGGTAAGAACATCACTTCGTTTACCAATGAAGAGGAGAAGAGTTACGCCGTTGATGATGTGCCTTTTTTATTGGAAGCCGCATTGACCAAACAGGGAGCGAAATTCCATGCTGCCGAAAACTGGTCAGCAAACAGTATAGCAGATGGCAACCTTGTGACTGGGCAAAATCCTGCTTCGGCTAAAGGAGTGGCAGAAAAAATGATAGACATTTTAGAAAAAAACGACCAAAAAAAAGTCAAGTGA
- a CDS encoding putative quinol monooxygenase, producing MTDSPIHVFATWKVREGQLEEVLQALKEVQKESIKEKGNLFYKIHQSNSDENTLILFEGYTDESAISDHRNSSYFQELVLGKIVPLLEEREVIVTTPLN from the coding sequence ATGACCGATAGTCCAATTCATGTATTTGCTACATGGAAAGTCAGAGAAGGTCAGCTAGAGGAAGTTTTGCAAGCCTTAAAAGAGGTGCAAAAGGAAAGCATCAAAGAAAAAGGCAATCTGTTCTATAAAATTCATCAAAGTAATTCAGATGAAAACACGCTGATACTATTTGAAGGATACACGGACGAATCCGCTATTTCGGACCATCGTAATTCGTCCTATTTCCAGGAATTGGTTTTAGGTAAAATTGTCCCTCTGTTGGAAGAAAGAGAGGTGATTGTCACTACACCTTTAAACTAA
- a CDS encoding IS5 family transposase, with product MLGKSPDQNQYNLFSPLLNDFIDMKHALVLLAEKIDWKHFEDSFSHLYSSTGQPAMPIRLMVGCLLLKRLYNLGDETLSQAWVMNPYMQFFCGEAHFQHQFPFDPSDFVHFRKRIGEEGIELIFTHSVELHGKRSLSKMVVSDTTVQENNTTFPTEAKLAKKIIDSCNAVAKKEGIRQRQTYKRVGKQALRETHNGSHPKRRKQARKAQRKLKTIAGRLVRELYSQLCEEQLAVYGSHLNLFAQVLGQQRSDKNKIYSLHKSFTACIAKGKAHRQYEFGNKIGLMMNPDSLVVLAIEAYQGNPHDSKTIEPLLKQTAQNLEYLPDEVVYDRGARGVGQIEMGNKLVKVSIPKKPLKRDTAYQKREKRKKFRRRAAIEPVIGHLKTDFRMGQNYLHGSESPKINALMAAAGCNLKKLMEKLKENVSETFPFILRRIFAKTEFLAS from the coding sequence ATGCTAGGAAAATCTCCAGACCAGAACCAGTATAATTTGTTCAGTCCACTGCTAAATGACTTCATTGACATGAAGCACGCGTTGGTCTTGCTTGCCGAAAAAATAGATTGGAAGCATTTTGAGGACAGCTTTTCCCATCTGTATTCCAGTACTGGGCAGCCGGCCATGCCTATTCGGCTGATGGTAGGCTGTTTGCTGCTCAAGCGTCTCTATAATCTCGGGGATGAGACCTTGTCACAGGCCTGGGTAATGAATCCCTATATGCAGTTTTTTTGTGGTGAAGCCCATTTCCAGCATCAATTCCCTTTTGACCCCAGCGACTTTGTTCATTTCCGCAAGCGTATCGGGGAAGAGGGCATTGAATTGATATTCACGCATTCTGTTGAGCTGCATGGCAAAAGGAGCCTTAGTAAAATGGTGGTTTCCGATACCACGGTCCAAGAGAACAATACCACCTTTCCCACTGAAGCAAAACTAGCCAAGAAAATCATTGACTCTTGCAATGCGGTTGCCAAGAAAGAAGGTATCAGACAACGCCAGACTTATAAGCGGGTAGGCAAACAGGCCCTTCGGGAGACCCACAATGGCTCCCACCCCAAACGTAGGAAGCAGGCAAGGAAAGCACAGAGGAAGCTGAAGACCATAGCCGGGCGTCTAGTCAGAGAATTGTATAGCCAACTCTGTGAGGAGCAATTGGCAGTTTATGGCAGTCATTTGAATCTTTTTGCACAGGTACTTGGCCAGCAACGGTCAGACAAAAACAAGATCTATAGCCTGCACAAATCCTTTACGGCCTGTATCGCCAAGGGAAAGGCGCATAGGCAGTACGAATTTGGAAATAAGATCGGCTTGATGATGAACCCAGATTCATTGGTGGTGCTGGCAATCGAAGCCTATCAGGGCAATCCGCACGACAGCAAGACCATTGAGCCATTATTGAAGCAGACAGCACAAAATTTAGAATACCTACCAGATGAAGTAGTCTATGATCGTGGTGCCAGAGGTGTTGGTCAAATAGAAATGGGGAACAAGCTAGTGAAGGTAAGTATCCCCAAGAAGCCACTCAAGCGGGATACTGCCTATCAGAAAAGGGAAAAGCGAAAGAAGTTTAGGCGAAGGGCAGCTATCGAGCCAGTCATTGGGCACCTGAAAACCGATTTTAGGATGGGACAGAATTACCTTCATGGCAGTGAATCGCCTAAAATCAATGCGTTAATGGCAGCGGCTGGATGCAACTTAAAGAAGTTGATGGAGAAACTCAAAGAAAATGTCTCCGAAACTTTCCCTTTTATACTTCGAAGAATCTTTGCAAAAACAGAATTTTTAGCTTCGTAA
- a CDS encoding response regulator transcription factor, with translation MQDNNCRVLIAVNGKEGYIKAKENLPDIIITDIMMPVLNGYEMCRILRNDVITSHIPIIILSAKDQHNDKLYGLEIGVDEYIVKPFSAKELILRINNLVEIRKKIREKYSNASTIDPLEANVTSLDKIFLNNIILNIEKNIENPSFNADKLADDLNMSLNHLNRKLNTLINQSSGKLIRSMRLRRALELLSQKAAIKSDIAYKLGFSDVSNFSRSFKNYYGYTPSEYQNKIQ, from the coding sequence TTGCAAGATAATAATTGTAGAGTTTTAATAGCTGTTAATGGTAAAGAAGGCTATATAAAAGCTAAAGAAAACTTGCCCGACATAATTATTACAGATATTATGATGCCTGTATTGAATGGCTATGAAATGTGCAGAATACTTCGAAATGATGTAATTACAAGTCATATCCCTATAATTATCCTTTCAGCAAAAGATCAGCATAATGATAAACTTTATGGTTTAGAGATTGGAGTTGATGAATATATTGTTAAACCATTTAGTGCAAAAGAATTAATATTAAGAATAAATAACCTCGTAGAAATTAGGAAGAAAATACGAGAGAAATACAGTAATGCTTCAACAATAGACCCACTAGAGGCAAATGTCACTTCATTAGATAAAATCTTTTTGAATAATATTATACTTAATATAGAAAAGAATATCGAAAATCCTTCTTTTAATGCGGATAAATTGGCAGATGATCTTAATATGAGCTTAAATCATTTAAACAGGAAATTAAATACTCTAATAAATCAATCATCAGGAAAATTAATAAGATCAATGCGCTTAAGACGTGCTTTAGAATTACTATCTCAAAAGGCAGCCATAAAATCTGATATTGCTTATAAATTAGGCTTTTCAGATGTTTCTAATTTTTCTAGAAGCTTTAAAAATTACTATGGTTATACACCTTCAGAGTATCAAAATAAAATTCAGTAA
- a CDS encoding type 1 glutamine amidotransferase domain-containing protein yields MKKVLFVLTSHEDLGNTGEKTGFWIEEFAAPYYLLRDKDVNITIASPKGGQPPIDPKSNEPDFQTPATVRFNNDKETQEILSKTVELATVNQADYDAIFYPGGHGPLWDLAEDAHSIALIESFLSNKKPVSAVCHAPAVFKHTKNADGTPLVNGKKVTGFSNTEEEAVQLTNVVPFLVEDMLKEKGGVFSKGDDWTPYALEDGLLITGQNPASSELVAEMLLKKL; encoded by the coding sequence ATGAAAAAAGTACTATTTGTATTGACAAGTCATGAAGACCTGGGAAACACAGGAGAAAAAACAGGTTTTTGGATTGAAGAGTTTGCAGCTCCTTACTATCTCTTAAGAGATAAAGACGTTAATATTACCATAGCTTCACCAAAAGGGGGCCAGCCACCAATCGACCCCAAAAGTAATGAACCGGATTTTCAAACTCCGGCAACAGTAAGATTCAATAACGATAAAGAAACACAAGAAATTCTATCTAAAACGGTTGAATTAGCAACAGTTAATCAAGCAGATTATGATGCTATCTTCTATCCCGGTGGGCACGGTCCTCTATGGGATTTAGCTGAAGATGCGCATTCAATTGCTCTTATTGAATCGTTTTTAAGTAATAAGAAGCCTGTAAGTGCAGTTTGTCATGCGCCTGCTGTTTTTAAGCATACTAAAAATGCTGATGGTACACCTCTTGTAAATGGCAAAAAGGTGACAGGGTTTTCAAATACTGAGGAAGAGGCGGTACAGTTAACTAATGTGGTACCTTTTCTAGTAGAAGATATGCTTAAAGAAAAAGGGGGTGTATTTTCAAAAGGAGATGACTGGACTCCATATGCTCTGGAAGATGGCTTATTAATTACGGGTCAAAACCCAGCTTCTTCTGAGCTTGTAGCTGAAATGTTATTAAAAAAATTGTAA
- a CDS encoding sensor histidine kinase, producing the protein MKFFKFACLLMLLSFFSCDDDEEPIATPTCSDGIPNGDETGVNNTIEIIINPPWWKANLAYSFYLLIFLGSMTVIYFFIKGKWELKRRLELVNQESIRLKELDKVKTNLFTSITHELRTPLTLILGQLELLKIGLFDSKQINRVQIAEFNAKKLLYLVNQLLDFAKAESNFIKPKMSEQDVVSYLKDIFNSIIPLYTQKQIEYYFHSEVESLKMYFDSEKLEKVFINLLSNAWKFTPNKGKIELHIKKESSNWVVIELSDSGKGISEENLSKIFDRFYQVPDDGNISQDISGTGIGLALVKQLLEFHHGKIEISSVVNLGTNVTVWLPLGKKHLHEEQIIKTPNVSKNARSEGLTLLDLYSHSLRS; encoded by the coding sequence ATGAAATTCTTTAAATTTGCATGTTTGCTCATGCTGCTCTCCTTTTTCTCTTGTGATGATGATGAAGAACCCATTGCTACACCCACTTGTTCCGATGGTATCCCAAATGGTGATGAGACTGGAGTAAATAATACTATCGAAATAATAATAAATCCTCCTTGGTGGAAAGCAAATCTAGCTTATTCTTTTTACCTATTGATATTTTTGGGCAGTATGACAGTCATTTATTTTTTTATAAAAGGCAAATGGGAATTAAAAAGAAGATTGGAATTAGTAAATCAAGAGTCAATACGATTGAAAGAACTTGATAAAGTTAAAACAAACTTATTTACTAGTATTACTCATGAGTTAAGAACTCCACTTACACTAATACTAGGGCAATTGGAGCTATTAAAGATAGGTCTTTTTGATAGTAAACAAATTAATCGGGTTCAAATAGCTGAATTTAATGCAAAAAAGCTACTTTATTTAGTAAACCAATTACTAGATTTTGCTAAAGCAGAATCAAATTTTATTAAACCTAAAATGAGTGAACAGGATGTAGTTTCATATCTTAAAGATATTTTTAATTCTATTATCCCATTGTATACCCAAAAGCAGATAGAATATTACTTTCATTCAGAAGTAGAAAGCCTAAAAATGTATTTTGATTCTGAGAAGTTAGAAAAAGTATTTATTAACCTGTTATCGAATGCCTGGAAATTCACTCCTAATAAAGGAAAAATAGAACTTCATATAAAAAAAGAATCAAGCAATTGGGTCGTAATAGAATTATCTGATTCAGGGAAGGGTATTTCAGAAGAAAATTTATCAAAGATATTTGATAGATTTTATCAGGTGCCAGATGATGGAAATATATCTCAAGATATAAGCGGTACAGGTATTGGACTTGCATTAGTCAAACAATTGCTCGAATTTCATCATGGTAAAATAGAAATATCAAGTGTCGTAAATTTAGGAACTAATGTTACAGTTTGGTTACCACTGGGAAAAAAACACCTTCATGAAGAACAAATAATTAAAACACCTAATGTTTCTAAAAATGCAAGAAGTGAAGGGCTAACATTATTAGATTTATATAGTCACTCCTTACGAAGCTAA
- a CDS encoding helix-turn-helix domain-containing protein, protein MRQHRFIEASEEEVKLLKAQLKQPMSRQESVRIEGLLLSIKGYTMEQIVDILEVNRDTVSRWFNRWDKGKMDNLANLPKSGRRRIYLAEEEKK, encoded by the coding sequence ATGAGACAACACCGATTTATCGAAGCAAGTGAAGAAGAAGTTAAATTGTTAAAAGCACAATTGAAACAACCTATGAGCAGACAGGAATCTGTTCGAATAGAAGGTTTACTACTGAGTATAAAAGGTTATACCATGGAACAAATTGTGGATATATTAGAAGTAAATCGTGATACTGTATCTCGGTGGTTTAACCGCTGGGATAAAGGTAAAATGGACAACTTAGCTAATCTCCCTAAAAGTGGTCGAAGACGAATCTATTTAGCAGAAGAAGAAAAAAAATGA
- a CDS encoding transposase has translation MVKDKLTEWREKGLYLQFIPAYSPELNKIEILWRQMKYYWLEPKDYQSQNTLHQRIIEILENYGSKYSISFY, from the coding sequence ATTGTAAAAGATAAGTTAACCGAATGGCGTGAAAAAGGGCTATACTTACAATTTATCCCTGCCTATAGTCCAGAACTAAATAAAATAGAAATCCTATGGCGGCAGATGAAATATTATTGGCTAGAACCGAAAGATTATCAATCCCAAAATACACTACATCAAAGGATTATAGAAATCCTTGAAAATTACGGATCTAAATACTCGATTTCTTTTTATTAG